A window of the Malaclemys terrapin pileata isolate rMalTer1 chromosome 6, rMalTer1.hap1, whole genome shotgun sequence genome harbors these coding sequences:
- the LOC128839623 gene encoding cytochrome P450 1A5-like → MMFEAKISLSEVMAALFTMTLILISVRIIGNMTKKHILPPGPWSLPIVGNLLQLGEHPHLSFIQMRKKYGDVFLLKMGMVPVVVVNGLDMVKQVLLRDGESFAGRPKMHSFSFFADGKSLSFSVEYGESWKLHKKIANKALRSFSKSEAKTSTCSCLLEEHVCAEASALVKMFLELSLEKGAFDPTGITTCTVANVVCALCFGKRYEYNDEEFLSMIRINADFLKATSIVNPADFIPWFRYLPIPAVKAAQGFYEVLNNFITQRVEEHYTTYDKNHLRDITDALISISNDKGSDGKAPPLSNDKIISTVNDIFGAGFDTVSSCLFWIFLYLVNNPDIQTKIQEEIDGKIGLRSPRFDDRKDLHYTEAFISEILRHTSFIPFTIPHRATKETILNGYLIPQDTCIFVNMYQVNHDETLWKNADLFRPERFLNENGELNKSLVEKVLGFGMGIRKCLGEDIARNEIFIILTTILQQLKLEKCFQDQLDLTPVYGLSMKPKPYQIQVALRT, encoded by the exons ATGATGTTTGAGGCAAAGATTTCCCTTTCAGAGGTGATGGCCGCCCTCTTTACTATGacattaattttaatttctgtAAGAATAATAGGTAATATGACCAAAAAGCACATCCTTCCCCCAGGTCCATGGTCATTACCAATTGTGGGGAACCTGCTTCAGCTTGGAGAGCATCCTCACCTTTCATTTATccaaatgaggaaaaaatatgGGGACGTGTTTCTCCTGAAGATGGGGATGGTACCTGTTGTGGTGGTGAACGGTCTAGATATGGTGAAACAAGTGTTACTCAGAGATGGAGAGAGTTTTGCTGGCAGGCCCAAGATGCAcagcttttctttctttgctgatGGAAAAAGTCTGTCATTTTCTGTAGAATATGGAGAGAGCTGGAAACTCCACAAGAAAATTGCCAATAAAGCTTTAAGATCCTTTTCGAAGTCAGAAGCCAAAACCTCTACTTGCTCTTGTCTTCTGGAAGAGCACGTATGTGCAGAAGCTTCAGCACTGGTGAAAATGTTCTTGGAGCTCTCCTTAGAGAAAGGTGCCTTTGACCCCACTGGTATTACTACCTGCACTGTTGCAAATGTTGTCTGTGCCCTGTGCTTTGGCAAAAGGTATGAATATAATGATGAAGAGTTTCTTAGCATGATTAGGATCAATGCAGATTTTCTAAAAGCCACAAGTATTGTCAACCCAGCGGATTTTATACCTTGGTTTCGGTACCTTCCAATCCCTGCTGTGAAGGCTGCCCAGGGGTTTTATGAGGTCTTAAATAACTTCATCACACAACGAGTAGAAGAACATTATACCACATATGATAAG aaTCATCTCAGAGACATTACTGACGCTCTAATAAGTATAAGCAATGACAAAGGAAGTGATGGAAAAGCTCCACCCTTATCTAATGATAAAATAATAAGTACTGTGAATGACATCTTTGGAGCTG GGTTTGATACAGTATCATCATGTTTATTTTGGATCTTCCTATATTTGGTAAACAACCCAGACATTCAGACAAAAATTCAAGAAGAAATTG atgGAAAGATTGGACTCAGGTCACCAAGATTTGATGACAGGAAAGATTTGCATTATACGGAAGCTTTCATAAGTGAAATCTTAAGGCACACTTCATTTATACCATTTACCATTCCTCACCG TGCAACGAAAGAAACCATTCTCAATGGGTACCTCATTCCCCAAGATACCTGTATCTTTGTTAATATGTATCAAGTAAATCATGATGA AACATTatggaaaaatgctgatttgtttagACCGGAGAGATTTCTGAATGAAAACGGTGAACTCAACAAAAGCCTCGTTGAGAAAGTTTTGGGTTTTGGAATGGGAATAAGAAAGTGTTTGGGAGAAGACATAGCTCGTAATGAGATTTTTATTATTCTCACCACCATTTTGCAACAGCTGAAGCTTGAGAAATGCTTTCAAGACCAGCTAGATTTGACACCGGTGTATGGATTATCCATGAAACCTAAACCATACCAAATTCAAGTGGCACTGCGCACCTGA